A single genomic interval of Deinococcus planocerae harbors:
- a CDS encoding replication initiator protein A: MTQQAVLPMKQGHLERNMVQLAPLLTVQQISSERTSFTRHILQGETAFHETRLVCQAQGGHVVPHRLDNDVYAALTSLFVDQGMPETGIIVTTAHHLMVMAGMTVSAPAVQAVHESLERMRNADYKIL, encoded by the coding sequence ATGACCCAGCAGGCGGTGCTTCCCATGAAACAGGGGCACCTGGAGCGCAACATGGTGCAGCTCGCCCCGCTGTTGACCGTTCAACAGATCTCCTCGGAGCGGACCAGCTTCACCCGGCACATCCTCCAAGGCGAGACGGCCTTTCACGAGACCCGGCTGGTTTGCCAGGCCCAGGGCGGCCACGTGGTGCCCCACCGGCTCGACAACGACGTGTACGCCGCGCTGACCTCCCTCTTCGTGGATCAAGGAATGCCGGAGACGGGGATCATCGTCACGACCGCACACCATCTGATGGTGATGGCGGGAATGACTGTCTCAGCACCGGCCGTGCAGGCCGTCCACGAGTCCCTGGAGCGCATGCGCAATGCCGACTACAAGATTTTGTAG